TCGATCAGCGTGACGATCGTTCGATCGGCGAGTTCGCGTTGCGTTCCCTCGATAAAAACCAGCGTCCCGATTTCGGGTTCGCGATCGACGAACTCGTAGTATTTCACGCGAACAGTTCCGCAATCGCTTCCTCATACGGCGAACGAAGTACGCCGCACTCGGTGACGATGCCGGCGATCAACGTCGCGGGAGTGACGTCGAATGCCGGGTTGTACGCACGCGCGCCGGGTGCGACCGGCGTTCCCCGGAACGACGTTACTTCTTCTTCGGACCGGAGTTCGATCGGGATCTCGCCGCCGGTGGAGACCGATCGGTCGAACGTCGAGCGCGGCGCGGCGACGTAGAACGGCACCCCGTGATACGCCGCGGCGACGGCCAGTCCGTAAGTGCCGATCTTATTCGCGGTGTCACCGTTGCGCGCGATCCGGTCGGCGCCGACGATCGCGAGATCGATCCGTTCGCGCTGCATAACGAACGCGGCCGCACCGTCGACGATCACGCGGACGTCGACGCCGGCCGTTTTCAACTCCAAATAGTTGAGACGAACGCCTTGCAGCAGCGGACGCGTTTCATCGACGTACACGCGCGGGCGCTTTCCGGCGCGGTGAGCGGCAAGAATTACTTCCAGCGCGGTACCGCGGCCGCCGGTTGCAAGTGCTCCGGTATTGCAATGCGTGATGATGCCGGCGCCGTCGGGAACGAGCGGCAACCCGCTCAGACCGATGCGTTCGTCGGTACGCGCCTGATCTTCGGCGATCGCAGTCGCCTCGGCCAGCGCGTCGGGAGCGGCCATCACGCGGTCGACGGCCCACGCAAGGTTGATCGCCGTCGGTCGAGCCGCGCGAACGCGCGCCGCAGCCTCGACGAAGCGGTCGTGCGACAGGGACGCTTTGAGCATCGCGATACCGTAACCGGCAAAGACTCCGATGCAGGGAGCCCCCCGAACCGACAGCGTTGCAATTGCTTCGACCACATCGTCGACCGAACGCGCTTGGCGGTAGACGATCTCGCCGGGTAGGGCGCGCTGGTCGAGGTATTCGACCGCATCGCCCAACCAGCGGACTGGTACGAGTTCGCTCACGAACGACCTCATGCGACCCGGCGCGCGCCGTTCCTTTGGAGGTGGGCGGCGGCAGAATTGGGTAGGCCTTGCTCATGGAACGACAGAGCGACCGGTTTGCGCGCGACCGTGACGGCGAAATCTTTCAGAGCGACTTAACCGAAGAGGATCTGCCCGATCCGGCCGAGCGCGAAGAAGCCGATCACGACCTCAAGAGCGATCCCGACACCGACTCCCAAGCGGGTGATGAATTTATGCACGAGCGACTGTTTCCGCCGAAAGCGTAGCCGCCAAAGCGACGAGCGTCGCCGCGGCGATGGCCGCGTGATAGCCCTTATCACCACGTGAAGGGTCGGCGCGCTCCTCGGCTTGCAGATACGAGTCGGTCGTAAGGATTCCAAAGCCGATCGGCAAGCCGTGCGCGAGCGAGACGTCCATCACCCCACGCGAACATTCGCCGGCAACGAAGTCGAAGTGCGGCGTCTCGCCGCGGACCACGGCCCCCAGCGCGACCGCGCCGGCATATTCGCCGGTTGCCAGTATCGTGTCGCACGCGAGCGGAATCTCGAAGCATCCCGGGACGTCGAACGTGCGAATGTCCTCAGACGAAACACCACAGTCGACAAGTGCACGACGCGCACCGTCGACCATCGACGTTGCGAGCTCGTCGTAAAATCGCGCGACCACCAGCGCAAAGCGTTTGCCGCGACAGTCGGGAAGCGTTTCGACAGCGGCGTCGCGCTTCACGAAGCCGCCTGCGGGGCGTCGAACATGTGACCGAGCTTGTCGCGCTTGGTATCGATGTAGCGCTCGTTAAACGGCGTCGGTTCCGTTTGCATCGGCGCGCGACCGACAATTTTCAAGCCGTAACCTTCGAGCCCGAAGATTTTTTTGGGGTTGTTCGTGATCAAGCGCATCTCTTTCACGCCCAAGTCCACTAAGATCTGCGAGCCGATTCCGTAGTCGCGCTTGTCGACCGGCAATCCCAACGCTTCGTTCGCTTCGACCGTATCGGCGCCTCGGTCTTGTAATTCGTATGCGCGCAGCTTGTTAGCGAGGCCGATGCCACGCCCTTCCTGTCGCAAGTAGAGAAACACGCCGCGCCCTTCGCGCGCGATTAGCTCCATCGCACCGTCACGCTGCGCGGCGCAATCGCAACGGATCGAGTGCAACGCGTCACCGGTCAGACATTCAGAGTGAACGCGAACCAGCAGATCCTTGCCGTCGCCGACGTCGCCCATCACCAGCGCAACGTGCGTACCGCCATCGATGGTCGTTTCGTACGCGACGCCGTTCCATTGGCCGGCCGCGGTCGGAAGCTTGAACTGCGCGATGCGCTTCACGAGCTTTTCGTTGCGCATTCGATACGCGATCAAATCTTTGACGCTTACCAGCTTGAGGCCGTGGCGGTCTGCGAAGGCACGCAAACCGTCGAAGCGTTCCATCGTGCCGTCTTCGGCCATGATTTCGCAGATGACGCCGGCCGGATAAAGTCCGGCCAACCGCGCGAGATCGACCGACGCTTCGGTCTGGCCGGCACGCACGAGCACGCCGCCCTCCCGCGAACGCAACGGAAACGTATGTCCGGGGCGCAAGAAATCTGAGGCTCGCGCGTCGGGATCCAAGAGCTTCTTGATCGTCGCAGCCCGGTCGTGCGCCGAAATCCCCGTAGTTGTAAGGCCTCGCGCCTCGACCGACACGGTGAACGCCGTTTCGTGGACCGCCGTGTTATCGCTCACCATCTGCGGAATTTGCAGTTCGTCGAGCCGGCGGCCAGGCAACGGGACGCAAATCAAACCGCCCGCCTCGCGACGCATGAAGTTGATGGCTTCGGGTGTCACCATCTGGGCGGCCATCACCAGGTCGCCTTCGTTTTCGCGGTCCTCGTCGTCGAGGACGATGACCATCCGTCCCGCACGGATATCCGCGACGGCTTCGTCGACCCGGTCGAAGGGCGTTTCGCGAGCGTCGCCGCCGGACAGACTGGGCAAAACTCCGCTCAACCGCTGCAGCGTGCGATAGGACGGTTCGCGCCGGCCCGACCGAAGCAACGAGATCGCCGCCTCTGTTAATCCCGAGCGTCCAGCCAGTTCGGCGGCAGAAAAGCCGGCTCGGTCCATGGCGGCATTCAGCCGCTCCGCAAAAAGGTCCACATCCTCAGGCTAGGGCACGACTTAACAGTTGTCAACCGCTTCGGTGTCGCACGGCCTTGCCCAAGAAATCGGTTTTGGGGCTGTTTTATGGGCGGCTAGCCTTTTGTGGGCAGCACGCTGATGGGTAGCTGGCGCGGGCTCGGTTTGGCTGGACTCGAAGGACGCTTGCATGGCAGTTCACACTCCACCTAGACCGAGCGGGCCCAGCGTAATTGTCCAGCAGACAGCAGCGCACTCAGCACCTCCTCATTCTGCGGCCGTGCCACTATATGGGGGGATCGTGGGGCTGTTTCTCTTGGCTCTCGTGGCGTACTTGCTGCGGCGTCTCCCGTCGGCGCTTCCCCAAACGGTGACGGCCGTATTATTAGCCGCCTGGGTTTTGGGCGGCTCAATAATCGCATGGCGAATAATTTTTGCTATCGCGCTTGTCATTCTAATATGTTGGATTCTGGCTGCAGAGTACGAGCGCAAAAAAGCCGACAAAACGGAGACTGCGGAACGCTCCTCAGAGGGTGAACGGCGACTAAATGCAGAGGCTGAT
The nucleotide sequence above comes from Candidatus Tumulicola sp.. Encoded proteins:
- the mtnA gene encoding S-methyl-5-thioribose-1-phosphate isomerase, encoding MSELVPVRWLGDAVEYLDQRALPGEIVYRQARSVDDVVEAIATLSVRGAPCIGVFAGYGIAMLKASLSHDRFVEAAARVRAARPTAINLAWAVDRVMAAPDALAEATAIAEDQARTDERIGLSGLPLVPDGAGIITHCNTGALATGGRGTALEVILAAHRAGKRPRVYVDETRPLLQGVRLNYLELKTAGVDVRVIVDGAAAFVMQRERIDLAIVGADRIARNGDTANKIGTYGLAVAAAYHGVPFYVAAPRSTFDRSVSTGGEIPIELRSEEEVTSFRGTPVAPGARAYNPAFDVTPATLIAGIVTECGVLRSPYEEAIAELFA
- the ribH gene encoding 6,7-dimethyl-8-ribityllumazine synthase is translated as MKRDAAVETLPDCRGKRFALVVARFYDELATSMVDGARRALVDCGVSSEDIRTFDVPGCFEIPLACDTILATGEYAGAVALGAVVRGETPHFDFVAGECSRGVMDVSLAHGLPIGFGILTTDSYLQAEERADPSRGDKGYHAAIAAATLVALAATLSAETVARA
- a CDS encoding bifunctional 3,4-dihydroxy-2-butanone-4-phosphate synthase/GTP cyclohydrolase II, translated to MDLFAERLNAAMDRAGFSAAELAGRSGLTEAAISLLRSGRREPSYRTLQRLSGVLPSLSGGDARETPFDRVDEAVADIRAGRMVIVLDDEDRENEGDLVMAAQMVTPEAINFMRREAGGLICVPLPGRRLDELQIPQMVSDNTAVHETAFTVSVEARGLTTTGISAHDRAATIKKLLDPDARASDFLRPGHTFPLRSREGGVLVRAGQTEASVDLARLAGLYPAGVICEIMAEDGTMERFDGLRAFADRHGLKLVSVKDLIAYRMRNEKLVKRIAQFKLPTAAGQWNGVAYETTIDGGTHVALVMGDVGDGKDLLVRVHSECLTGDALHSIRCDCAAQRDGAMELIAREGRGVFLYLRQEGRGIGLANKLRAYELQDRGADTVEANEALGLPVDKRDYGIGSQILVDLGVKEMRLITNNPKKIFGLEGYGLKIVGRAPMQTEPTPFNERYIDTKRDKLGHMFDAPQAAS